Part of the Micromonospora rhizosphaerae genome is shown below.
GAGCATCCGGTCGATCTCGTCGACGTACCAGCGGACGCCGTCCAGGGCCCGGTCCACGTCGGCGCAGGCCAGCCGCCACGGCTTGCCGATCTCCCAGACCAGCAGCAGGGCGAGCAGGTCGCGGTGCGCGGTGAGCGCGTCCAGGGCGTCGGTGACCCGGGCCTTGCGCTCGGCGAGGGGGGCCGCCGCCCAGCCCCGGTGCGCGGTGGCGGCGAACGCGACCGCCGCGCGGGCCGAGTCCGCGTCCAGCCGGGACAGGTTCACCAGGACGGTGTCGTCGACCGGGGTGCGCACCGGGGTGGGTGCTCCGACCGCCCGCCAGTCGCCTTCGATCAGGTTGTGCAGCGTGGTGACGCCGTCGGCCGACGACCCGAAGGCCTCCGGCGCGGCGGCCACCGCACGGGCGAGGGTGTCGGACCAGGCGGTGCCGTCGGCGAGTCTGAGAGCCATCGCGATCTCCTCAGCGTTGACCGGGGGAGCGGCGGCGTCGATGGCACCGCTGGTGTCGCGTACTGTCGCGCGAGGTCGAGCGCGACGGCAACCGTACGCTCGTATGCCAGGACACCCGGCCCACCGGTCGGCGGCCGCCGCGCTGTCTCGCGGCCGTCCGCCACCGGCTCCAAGCTGGGCGTACGCGGTGAAACCATCCAACGTTATCGATGATGTGATTCATCCCCGGGCCACGCCGACCGGGCTACCGATTGGTACGGATCATCGAGTCGGCCGGTTCAACGGGTGGCTCAGCCGCGCAGCGCCGCCACCGCCTCGTCCGTGGAGCAGACCGTCCCCAGCCGGCGGAAGATGTAGTCCACGGCGAAACTCGTCCCTACCAAGATCATAACGAGCCGCCTGCTCCCGGTGTCCGCTCGATCGCCCGCCGGACCCTCGGGGGCCGACGCGCCCGGCCGAGCCGCGTCGGGTCCGGGAAGACGAACCGGCCGCCGGACGGACGTCCGACGGCCGGTCGCTGCTTGCGCTAGGTCAGCTGGTGAAGGTGATGTTGTCCCGACGACGACGCAGCCAGACCAGGCCGGCGCCGCCAGCGATCAGGGCGAGACCGGTGAGCGCGATGCTGGTCCCGGCCACACCGGTGAGCGGCAGACCACCCTCCTCGCCGCCACCGTTACCACCAGCGCCCGGCGAAACGGAGCCACCCGGCGCGGTGCTCTCCGTCGGCGGGGTGGTCGTCGGCGACCCGGGCGGGGTGGTCGGGGTCGTCGGGGTCTGGCAGTTCGGGACCCAGAAGACCTTGTGCTTGACGCCGCCCGGCACGCCCTCCGACTCGATGGTCAGCTTGACGTGGTAGCCCTGCTTCTCGTGCTCCTTGTACTTGCTCAGGTCCTTGAAGTCGTCGGCCACGGAGTACGTGAAGACCGCGTCCTCGTCGTTCATGCCCCCGGCGGCGGCGTCGTCGCTCACCGTCTCGGTCTTGGAGTACAGCGGCACGTCACTCGTACCCGACGGCGGGTGGATGTCGAAGGTGATCTTCGCCGTCTGGTCCTTGTCGAAGCCGAAGAACCTGACCTTGAAGGTGCAGCCCACGTGCGGACGGTTCGCGATGTTCGGGTCGTTGTGGTCGTCGACCTCGACGGTGTCGATCTTGACAGTCCCGTTGTTGCCAGCCGGGTCGGTGGCGAGCGCGGGAGTGGCGATGGCGAGGCACGCAACGCCGGTGGCTGCTGCGGAACTGAGCGCGAGCCCGAGGCGTCGACGCTGTCGCATGGGAAGTCCTCCGGGAGTTGATTTAAGGGACGCTAAAGAATCACCGACTGCTTGGCCGATTCGCAACCCCTGAACGGCCCGACCCTGATCTGTTTGGCAGCGCCATGCCGCCAACATCGTCGGCCGCCACGGGCGGCTTCCGGGAGCATAGTGGACGTGGCCCGTTTATCAAGACCCCGGCGACCCGACACGCCAGTCCGGCTCGCCCCGAATGTCGTGACGCGCCCCGCGCTTGCCGCCGGGACCGCCCACTGTCCACCGTCACGGGCAATGGTGCCGGCCGGCCACCTGATCCGGGACGGAGCCACCGATCTCCGTCGCGCCGCGCCCCGGCTGCCTAGGCTCGACCCCGTGCGAGCCCCGCGACGGTCCGACACCGTGCTCTTCGTCGTCTATGACGGGGTGCGCCTGCTCGATGTCACCGGGCCGGTGGAGGTTTTCGCCGTGGCCAACGAGCACGGCGGCACGTACCGAACGGTGCTGGCCTCACCGGACGGGCGGGACGTGGTGAGCAGCGCCGGCGTCCGCCTCGGCGTCGACGTGGCGCTGGACGCCGTGACCGGGCCGGTGGGGACGCTGGTCGTGCCCGGCGCCCCGGACTGGCAGGCGGTCGCTGGGGACACGGCGCTGCTGGACCAGATCCGCCGGCTCGCCGGCGGGTCGGAGCGGGTCGCCTCCGTCTGCGCGGGGGCCTTCTCGCTCGCCGCCGCCGGCCTGCTCGATGGCCGCCGGGCCACCACCCACTGGGACCTCGCCGACGACCTGGCGGCGCACTTCCCGGCGATCACCGTCGACGCCGATCCGATCTTCGTGGCGGACGGCAGGATCATCACCTCGGCCGGGATCTCGGCCGGCATCGACCTGACCCTCGCCCTGGTCGAGTCGGATCTCGGACCGGAGGTGGCCAGAACCGTCGCCCGGCACCTGGTCGTCTTCCTGCAACGCCCGGGCGGCCAGTCCCAGTTCAGCGTCCGGACCAGCGCCGCGAGCACCCGCAACGAGGCACTGCGTCGGGTGCTGGACGCGGTCGCTGCCGATCCCGGCCGGTCCTGGGACCTGGCTGCGATGGCGGCGCTGGCCGGGGTCAGCGTGCGGCACCTGGGCCGGCTGTTCCGGGCCGAACTGGACGCCACCCCGGGCGACTACCTCGACCGGATCCGGGTGGAGGCGGCGCAGGTCCTGCTGGAGAGCGGCGACGACACCCTCGACGTGGTGGCCCGCCGCACCGGCTTCGGATCTCCGGAGACGATGCGGCGGGCGTTCGTGCGGGAACTGGGGGTGACGCCGGGTGCCTACCGGGAGCGGTTCCGCACGACCGGCATCGGCTCAGCGCACCAGCAGCAGCGCGACGTCGGCGCGTCGGCCGACGTGATCGCTGACGCTGGGTTGTAGCAGCCGGGCGAGCCCGGCACGGTGATGCGGGCCGAGGATGACCAGGTCCGCGCCGTGCGCGTGGGCGGTGTCGAGGATCAGCGCGGGTACGTCGGTGTCGAGTCCATCGACGACCTCGCCCGTGGCCGGAACGCCGGAAGCGCGTAGGCGGTCCTTCGCCACGGCCACCTGGTTGCGGGCGAGCGTGTCGTCCTCGAGGTCGACGACCCGGTCGTAGACCGCCTCGGATTCATCGATGTGCACGACGTGCACGGTGGCGCCGAACGCGGTCGCGAGCGCCGTGGCCGCGTCCAGGACCCGCTCGGAGATGGGTGTCGCGTCCACTGCGGCCAGGATGTGCTGGTACATGGTTTCGTCCTTTCAGCGGGCGCCGCTCGGCGCCGGTTGGGTGGTCTCCGGAAGGTGCGCCGGGTGGTATGCGCGCTGGCGCAGCGCCACCAGTGCGGCGGCGGCGAGCAGCCCGACCGACAGCCACAGCCCGACGGCGACGCCGCCGTGGTCGGACAGCAGACCGGACAGCAGCGGGCCGACCGCCTGGCCGAGGGAGAACGCCACGGTCAGCAGGGCGATGCCGGCGGCCCAGCCGGTCGCGGGCAGGCTCCGCCGGGCCAGCACGGTCGCCGCGGTGGGCCCGGCCATGAAGGCGCTGCCGAAGACCGCCGCGGACAGCAGGGCAGCCGGCATACCGGCGGGCAGCAGGAGTACCGGCAGCACGCCGACCAGGACCAGCGCTGAGACCAGCGCCGGGGCCTGGCCACCGGTGAGCCGGCCGGTCAGCCGTCCCCACACGGTCAGCGTGGCGGCGACCGAGGCGAGCCCGAGCACCACGAAGAAGGTCGCGGTGGCGGTGGTACCCAGTCCCTGCTCCCGCAACAGGGCCACCACGAACGTCATGTAGCTGACGTAGCCGGCGCCGAAGAGGACGTACCACGCGAAGGTGGGCGCGAGGCTGCGGAGCGCGTCCCGCGGGAGTGTCCCGCTTGCGCGCCCCTCAACCGGAGCGATCCGACGCACCGCGAGCAGCGCCGGCACGATGGCCACGACGGAGACGATGCCCATCAGCAGCCAGCCGGTCCGCCATCCGCCGCTGCCCAGCGCCGCGGGCACGAGCAGGCCGGAGAGCACGACGCCGATGCCGACGCCGGCCATGTAGAGGGCGACGAGCAGCGCGGCCCGGCGCTGATGGGCGGCGGTCGCGATCCGCGCGGCCAGTGCCGAGCCGAGCACGAACGTGATAGCGGTGGTGATCCCGCCCACGAAGCGCAACCCGGCCAGGACGGTGTAGTCGGCGGTCGCCGCGGTGAGCAGCAACGTCAACGCGCTCACCGCGAGGGTGGCGACGAAGGCGAGCCGGTCACCGAACCGGCGGGCCCAGAAGACGGCGGTGCCCGCGCCGATGACGTACCCGGCGGCGTTCGCCGTGTTCATTCCACCCGCCTGCGCGTACGTCCAGTGCAGGTCGCCGCGCATGGCGGGCAGGAGCAGCGCGTACGCGAAGCGGGCGAAGCCGAGCGCGACGACCGCGCCCGCAGCCAGCCCGAGTGCCGTCAGCGGCTCGTGCCACCGACTGAGTGGACGAGACATGGTTCCTCCTTGATCGGCGGGCCCCTGCGGCCCGCTGACCAGGTAGAACCAACGTCGTCGCCGACCGATGGCGGTCCGGATGGACCTGTCACCCTCGGATCGGGACAAGAGAATGGGACATCCGGCGCACACCGGCCAATCGGCGGCGGACGAGGCTCGGTCGGCGTAGTCGGGGTCGGACTCGGCGCGGTCGCGGCGTCACCGCCCGCCCCCGCAGCACGGGGTCAGCCCCGGGTCTCGCCGTGCATCACGCAGACCGCCGACCAGCCGACCGGCAGCACCTGCACCTTCATCCGGCGGCGGCAGCGGGCGCAGTACCGCGGCGGCTCCAGCGCCCGGGCCGCCGCGCAGGCCTCGTGCGGGCCCGCCGCGGCGGATTCACCGCAGCGGTCGCACCACGGCTCGGCCGCCGTCGGCTCCACCAACTCGGTCACCGTCGGCCTCACAGGGTGGCGGAGAGCGCCTTGACCGGCATCTTCAGGTCCTCCAGCAGCGCGAGGTCGTCGGTCGCCGGCCGGCCCAGGGTGGTCAGGTAGTTGCCGACGATCACCGCGTTGATGCCGCCGAGCAGACCGTCCCGGGTGCCCAGGTCGCCGAGGGTGATCTCACGCCCGCCCGCGTACCGGAGGATGGTGCGCGGCATGGCCAGCCG
Proteins encoded:
- a CDS encoding LPXTG cell wall anchor domain-containing protein, whose protein sequence is MRQRRRLGLALSSAAATGVACLAIATPALATDPAGNNGTVKIDTVEVDDHNDPNIANRPHVGCTFKVRFFGFDKDQTAKITFDIHPPSGTSDVPLYSKTETVSDDAAAGGMNDEDAVFTYSVADDFKDLSKYKEHEKQGYHVKLTIESEGVPGGVKHKVFWVPNCQTPTTPTTPPGSPTTTPPTESTAPGGSVSPGAGGNGGGEEGGLPLTGVAGTSIALTGLALIAGGAGLVWLRRRRDNITFTS
- a CDS encoding GlxA family transcriptional regulator; the encoded protein is MRAPRRSDTVLFVVYDGVRLLDVTGPVEVFAVANEHGGTYRTVLASPDGRDVVSSAGVRLGVDVALDAVTGPVGTLVVPGAPDWQAVAGDTALLDQIRRLAGGSERVASVCAGAFSLAAAGLLDGRRATTHWDLADDLAAHFPAITVDADPIFVADGRIITSAGISAGIDLTLALVESDLGPEVARTVARHLVVFLQRPGGQSQFSVRTSAASTRNEALRRVLDAVAADPGRSWDLAAMAALAGVSVRHLGRLFRAELDATPGDYLDRIRVEAAQVLLESGDDTLDVVARRTGFGSPETMRRAFVRELGVTPGAYRERFRTTGIGSAHQQQRDVGASADVIADAGL
- a CDS encoding universal stress protein produces the protein MYQHILAAVDATPISERVLDAATALATAFGATVHVVHIDESEAVYDRVVDLEDDTLARNQVAVAKDRLRASGVPATGEVVDGLDTDVPALILDTAHAHGADLVILGPHHRAGLARLLQPSVSDHVGRRADVALLLVR
- a CDS encoding YbfB/YjiJ family MFS transporter translates to MSRPLSRWHEPLTALGLAAGAVVALGFARFAYALLLPAMRGDLHWTYAQAGGMNTANAAGYVIGAGTAVFWARRFGDRLAFVATLAVSALTLLLTAATADYTVLAGLRFVGGITTAITFVLGSALAARIATAAHQRRAALLVALYMAGVGIGVVLSGLLVPAALGSGGWRTGWLLMGIVSVVAIVPALLAVRRIAPVEGRASGTLPRDALRSLAPTFAWYVLFGAGYVSYMTFVVALLREQGLGTTATATFFVVLGLASVAATLTVWGRLTGRLTGGQAPALVSALVLVGVLPVLLLPAGMPAALLSAAVFGSAFMAGPTAATVLARRSLPATGWAAGIALLTVAFSLGQAVGPLLSGLLSDHGGVAVGLWLSVGLLAAAALVALRQRAYHPAHLPETTQPAPSGAR